TCCACAGCAGTCTTCCCTCCGCCTAAAATAATTACGTGCCTTTCTGATACGTCTATGTAGTTCTCATCTGTCAGGTCAGACTTCATGAGCGACTTCTGACATGTAGTAAGAAAATCCATAgcgaaatatatattctttaaaTTAGATCCTGGAATGTCCAGCTTTCTTGGAACTTTATAACCAGTAGATAATAAAATAGCATCGAaatttttggctagctcagATAAGGTTATGTCTTTCCCTATGTTGGTGTTGTTTCTCATAAtgattccttccttcctcattaTATTTAACCTTCTCTCTACTATTTTCTTATCCAGTCGTACATTTGGTATTCCGTTCATTAGTAACCCCCCCAAATATTCGTCCTTCTCAAAGATGGTTACTTCGTGTCCTGCCTTATTCAACTGCTGAGCTGCAGTTAATCCTGCGGGACCTGAACCTACGATGGCGACTTTTTTCCCCGTCCTGGTATGCGGAATGATTGGGtgaatccatttttttaaaaatccaCATTCGATGATGGATAACTCGATAAATTTTATCGACACAGGTTTCTCATTAATGCTTAATACGCAAGCATCTTCACAAGGGGCCGGACAAACTCGTCCAGTAATTTCCGGGAAGTTATTTGTATCTAACAATCTCTCTAGCGCTTTCTTCCACTCATTCTCGTATATTAAATTATTCCAATCAAATATTCTGTTGCCTAAAGGGCATCCTCCTCCGCTGGAATTTGGATAATGACAGGTTGGGGTTCCACAGTCTACACATCTAGACGCCTGTGTCTTTAACAACTGGTTATGGAGTTTACTTTTTGCATTGATGGGCACGATGATCTCTGAGTAGTCTAACACCCTACTGCTAATATCTTTCAACGGATGGGATAACCGTTCGTACTCCTTAAAGCCGGTAACTTTATTCGGGTTTACCGCGAGAAAGGGCTTGGCTTGGCTCATATTCGGGATAACCGACTCCGTCGTTTCCGCCTCGTAATTTCCCTGCGTGTTCGTAATGCTCGCTTTGTTCACCAGCGTGCGTGCATCCTTCGACGGGGCGGTGGTGATTGGGTCAGTGATTGATCCAGAAGGAACGCTGGGGATAGAACCTTTCAGTGGGACCGTTATCGTGGGCGTTACGGAACCTATCATGGGCGTGGTGATGGAGCCTGATTTTTCCTCTGATGGGTCGACGGATGATACAGACGCTCCGGTGATGCTGAGCGCCGAAGCGGTAGAAGTGCCTCTAAATCCTCCACCCTCAGATGGTCTTACGACATGTTGATTATCCTTGACATTTCCTCCATCACTTTTCTCACTGGCGTAGAATAAACTTTTCAAAGAGTACACATTGGGGCTCATTTGTTTCTGAGTCATGTTCATGTAGTCATCTCCCTCGTCCTTATCAATGAGGCTGTCAATGAAGGAGTTCGAATTTAAGGACTTGAGGTGAAGATCGAGCagatatttttcattcagaatatattttttgatcaTTTCCTTTGATTTTTCATCTAATCTCTttgggaaaatatttttaaattcagcAAAGGCGTTACACTTAAATGGGATTTCTGCAAACCTCCTCCACtttcgattattttttctacaaatTTCTAAATTATGAATAAATCCTTCAAAgtcaaatgtttttttcttcttcacttgcCCTTGCAATTGTTCACTGCTTTGTGTGGAATTCAATTCggttgtgtaattttttaccGTCAATAATTTCCTACTATCATTGTCTTGCAAAATATCATATATGATCAGTCCATCCACATTTCTCAAAGCTAGTGTTTTCGGCAGTCCAGATATATCATCCGATATGGTGGTAAAAAATTGCATGGCTTTCTTATACATGTTTTCTGGctgttctacatttttgaGTAGAGAAGCCCAGTCGTCTAAAATGGCTGCAGCTTCTTCATTCCCTGTTTTTACAAATTCAATACACGCTTCGGTTAGCACTCGTTTTATATCCCttggaataatttttgtaaacCTATGCAAATTTGCATCAAAATCTTGTAGGAGAATTTTGGCTGTATACGAATTGGTCCTTTCGTAATGTTCATGTAGCAACTTTTCTAAcgtcattttttcatccataGTTTTACATACCTTCAAATCTACCATTTGATGATTTacgttttttctgttaatgTCCAGGACATAAGCAATTCCTCCACTCATGCCTGCAGCGAAGTTACAACCTATTTCACCCAGGACAACTACTATGCCTTTCGTCATGTATTCACAACCGTGACATCCGACTCCTTCCACAACTGCTATAGCCCCAGAATTACGAACTGCAAATCTTTCACCAGCTCTTCCCGCGAAAAATGCTCTTCCTTTTGTTGCACCATAGAGAACTGAATTCCCTGCTATCATGTTTTTCTGACAGTCATTTATAAATAAAGACGTTTTCGGAAAATGCACAGATATAATTCCACCGGATAACCCTTTCCCCACAAAATCGTTTGCATCTCCTTCTAATTCAAAATTCACACCGCTTGTTAGGAATACTCCAAAGGATAATCCTCCTGTTCCTCTAAATTTGACCTTTATAGTATCCATTGGTAATCCTGGTTCTCCATATTTTTGAATAATATGATAACTTAACATAGCTCCCACTGCTCGGTCCGTATTCTTTATAGGCATCTTTATATTCACAGGTGTACAATTCAGTAGTGCTATCTTCGACCTTCTTATAAGTTCTCTATCAATGATATCGGACAACTTATGGTTCTGTGTTTCGCAACAGAATATGGCCATCGGTTTCggttccttcttcttcgaatgcatttttttttcgttcattttttttctcatcatctTAGTAGTGCATACCATGgcattcttctttccattcctTCTGTTTATCGCTAGGTTATGTTTACTTCTTTCCCGTTTGGAATATTCTTGGTTCATGTCATCCTCTTCGCAGAGCGCTTTTTGTTTCCTCTTcgacttttctcttttgttcTGCCTGGTCTGAACGCTGCGTGCGTGAATGGAGTCGTTCATGTCATTTGCGTCGGGCATTTGTTCTGGGTCATCGCTTTCACCTTCtccctcttcatcatcttcatcttcctcatcatcctcCGAGTTGTTttcgtcctcatcatcatcctccctGTCTTCCTTCTCATCTTCCGCATCATCCGCCACCGCCTCTTCGTCGTATTCTCCTACAGAGGAGCACGTCTCTCCGGCGTGGTTCATCCCATCTGTGTGTTCTCCTCCCTCGTCTCCCCTCTTCACCACATCATACTTTTGCACCGTGTTATAATTTTCGTTTATGAGTACCTGCTTCCTTCTCATCTTGTCTAGCGCGTTCTTCATTCCGGGGGAATGTGATCCTCCTGCTTTGTATGTCGATCCAGAGTAGAGAGAACTTCCACCTATTTGACGCTTCTTctcatttccatttttgttgtaTCTTTTCTTCACAAcatctttcatttcttcttctgcataATATTTCCATCCAGGGAACAGGAGCTTGGAGAAGTCCAGTAGCTTCCTCTTCTCGTCATATTTTAAGTGGTCCTTCTTTTTAAGCAAATCGGACCTTCCGATAATTTGCGAGAACTTTCTAAAACCCATACTGGCCAGGTATTCCCTGACCTCCTCTGCtagcatgaaaaaaaagtttattatatattctgGTTTGCCTGCGAATTTTTTCCTGAGCTCTGGGTCCTGTGTACATATACCAACGGGACAGATATTCAGATGACATTTCCTCATCATAATGCACCCTAAAGCAATTAACGGTTGGGTCGAGAAGCTGAACGATTCTGCACCCAGTAGTGCACCTAAAATGACATCTCTACCTGTTTTCAGTTGTCCATCAATTTGTAAAATAACTCTTTTTCTCAACTTGGATTTGCACAAAGTTTGGTGTGCCTCTGCTAGTCCTATTTCCCATGGGAGACCGGCATGTTTGATTGAAGTCCACTTGGATGCTCCCGTGCCACCAGACATTCCACtaattaaaatttgttcGCAATTTCCTTTGACCACACCTGAGGTGATAACACCTATTCCTAGCTTCGATACTAATTTCACAGAAATTTTAGCttctttatttatattcTTTAAATCATAGACTAGCTGACCGACATCTTCAATGGAGTACATGTCATGGTGTGGTGGTGGTGAAATTAGACCAACACCTGGGGTGCTCCTACGAACGGAAGCAATTTTCGCGCTCACTTTGTACCCTGGTAATTCTCCCCCCTCTCCCGGTTTGGATCCCTGCGCTACTTTTATCTGCAACTCTTGCGCGTTTACCAAACTGTATGCTGTGACGCCGAATCTAGCAGACGCTATTTGTTTAACCGCTGAGTTGGTGTTTGGTTCACTAGGCCCTTTCACTTCGGTAGAATCCTTCCTAATGCGATCTTCTGCCTCTCCACCTTCCCCCGTGTTCGACTTCAAGCCCATGTTATTCATAGCAGTAGCAACAGTGGTGTGCGCTTCCTCCGAGAGAGACCCAAAAGACATAGCGCCGGTACAAAATCTGagtaaaattttgttcacgGGTTCTACTAGCTGAATATTTAtgggttcattttttttcttcttcttattgTAAGAGGggcattttttataatttatttctaGCTGTCCCCTAATTTCACAGTGGTTTATCAGTTCGTTCTGTAGCTCTGAGTACTTCTTATACGTAGCTGTATTCCCCGTACGAGTTGCCTTTTGTAATAAACTTATTGTTTCTGGATGGTTCATATGTATTTGCGTATTTCCTATGCTCCTGAAATGATACTCCCCATAATCATCAAGCTCTTCCGTAGCGTCCTTAGTATTCAGGGTGATTATCCTTTTCGGGTAGGCATTGTAAAACATCttcaaaatttccttttccacaaaTTCAAATGTTACTCCCCCGATGATGGAGTCGCACACATTGatgaaacatttttttagaatTTCGTCGGATATTCCCAAAGGTTGCATCAACCCACATCCTTTATAACTAGGCAAGGTAGAAATTCCATTTTTCGACATAATTTTTAGTATACCATAATTTGCAGCGTGCCTGTAGTTACTTATCATTTGTTGGTTACTAAGTCTAGCCTCATTATCTCCATATTTTATGAAGCGCAAACTTTCGTATAAGATAAAGGGGTATATACAATCAGCGCCAAATGAGAGGAGAACTGCTAGGTGATGAATTTCGAAGCAATCTCCTGCCTTCACTATGAGAGAGCACTTGGTTCTTAGATTCTTACTTAACAGATATTTATGCAAAGCACCAACAATTAGGATGGAGAATATGGGCACTCTCTTTTCGTTTATGTTACTGTGTGAGAGAATAATCAGCTGACTCCCCCGTCTGACGGCATTTTCAACGTTGGTATTTACGCTATCGataaatttaattaaatacTTAGAcatgatgttgttttttattttcattttattcaaatCTTCTTTACTATGCTTGGTTTTGTAATCGTCCAGCTTAAACGTGTAGCTGCTATTGCCATCCGCGTGGTAACTCCTCTTTGGCGAAGACACACTTTTGACCACATCAAATTTCAGTTCGTCTGTCGATTCACCCGACATGAGCGTTTCCAGTTTACTCAAATCGACTGTCATATCGATTATTACATGTGGGAAGTCTGGCAATTGGAGTAGCAAGTTGTAAAGTGCGTCGTTCAGAATGGGACCATTAATAAATATGCGCTGACAGTTGGTGTAATTGGAATGGAGGATATCGCCTTCCTTTCCCAAGGTACTCATAAGAGACATGATATTCTCTTCCCTTATCGGATCGATAGCTGGGTTCGTCACTTGTGCGAACGTTTGCTGGAAGTAATACAGAAGGTTTCTACGTAAATAActtaagaagggaaaggcGGTGTCATTTCCCATTGCACCGAGCCCATCCGCAGCATGCTTTACCATAGGTGAAATTATCATATTGAATGCGTCATATGTATAACCAAAGgcttttaactttttaattaacaTTTCATCGTTTCCATCATCCATGTCGTCAGCCTCTTCCGCATCCTTACTTCCATAGGAAGATTCCTTATTCAGTATGGCCCCATATTTATAAGCATTCATTCGTATGTTCTCCATGTTAGAAGCCGGCTTGATAATATTGTCCAAGTGGATGGAATAATGATCTAGCCATTTTTTGTAAGGCTTCTCTTTCAAAAATTTGCTTAAGACCTCTTCATGcctcaaaaattttttctccttaaaatCTATTAGGACTACTTTCCCAGGATATACGCATCCCTTATGGGTAATTTTGTCATAAGCCAAATCTACAACCCCCGTTTCGCTAGACAATACGAACAACCCATAATTCGTAATGCTATACCTAGCGGGTCTTAATCCATTTCGATCCAACGAAGCGCCTACTTTATTTCCATCGGTAAAGATGATTAATGCAGGTCCATCCCAAGGCTCCATCATACATGTGTGATATTCGTAAAAGGCCTTTTCCAGTGGAGTTATATTTGGATCTTTTTGATATGCCCTTGGCATCAGCATCATAATTGCATGCTCTATTTCTCTTCCCGCCATGGTCAAAAAATCGATGGCATTATCAAACAGGGAAGAGTCGGAAGGGTAGCTAATAGCGCCTTTGGTTTTTCGAGACTCCCCATGTTTGAGCTGCGTCTTCACGGCGTGGCCAAAGTTTTTCTCACTCTTAGTACAAATGTGCGAAATGCCATTCTTCTCCTTAACCCGTTTAGAAGGAGTAGCATTATTATCCTTATCTGAGAGATCCTCAGAATCTTCGAATGAACTCCCAGACCCTTCGTTCACATTACTTAAAAATTCCGAATTGCTATTTATGTCGGAATTCATATACTCTCTTTTGATTTTGTAATGGATGGCTTGGCTGTTGTACGTGAAGTCTCTCTTCAATCGAAGGAGTAACCTCCTCctggattttttctttagtcGATTTTTTGTCAACATAATATCTTCAAAGGTGTCCTTCTTTTCAAtaatttcatcatcattatcgtatataatataattctCTTCATTTATGGGTCTTAAATCTTTTATCGATACTGACTTAAAAGAATTGGGAGCTTTGGATTGTTCCATTCTCTCTTGAAATAATATTGAGTTCACACTAATGGTGTTGATTTCTCCATTGTGGCATATTCTTCTGAATGGGTGTGCAGCATACCATGTCGGTGAGGTATTAGTTGAGAATCGTACATGAACCATTGCCAGGTACGTTGTAAATTGCTCGCTTAGTAAATCTTCAAAATATAGGTATATCTGTGAAGGGGTTAACAATCCCTTGTAGACAATTGTCCTGGAAGAGAAACTACAGAAATACATGTCATTATGTCTAACcaacttttttcttataaaaAAAGCTAGCAGTTCTATGTCATCCGGCAGGCTGCTCAAATTCAATTGGCTATCATCTGTGAAATCTATATCTGAAAATGGGTATATATTAAAATCGTCGTAATTTTTAAACACTGATCTTTTACATACAAACATTTGAGCTATGAATGGTTCACTCTTTTTCACAGCTGCACTAATTACGTCACTGCGAACTGGGATTGGCGACCTCCAACCCAGAACTACAAGTCCATTGTTGTATACTTCCTTCTCAATTTCATGATATAAAAATAACCTCCTCTCTTCATTATGTGGTAAGAATATTTGCGCAACTGCGTAGTCTCCTTTTTCAGGCAAGAGAAATGGTAACTGGCATGTGTCACTTAACATTTGAAAGTAATCATGTGGTATACCCACCAAGATTCCCGCTCCATCTCCATTATTAGACTGAACACCTCCTCTATGACTCAGGCGTAATAATATTTGCATTGCCTTTTGGATAACACTCCTTGAGCTCTTTCCATTGATGTCTGCCACCACTCCAACTCCACATGCGTCCTTCTCGTTTCTACTGTCGTATAGGCCATGCTCGGCCTCTTTggatttcctcttcttcgttttcttcatcctcgtcatcctcttcatcttATTATCCCCATACTGAGCAGTCAATCCCGGCGTGTCGCAATTTGGCTCGCCCTTCCTCTCATCGCTCATCTTGTTCCTACCTCCTAATTCGAGAAGCCCCGTCGACACTTCGAATTTCCTGTCGAGTTCACACCAAGTGGGGAGTAAGGCACAGCGAcaaaaagaagcaaacaCACGCTTCCACAGGAGGGTGGCAAAACTAATTGGAGAGGAATAATTGGGTGGTGGTGTTCATGGTCGAAGGAACTGCGCGCATGAGTGTACAGTACACATATGTGAGCAGAGACACGGGTGTAACGATACGTTTCGAATCGAGATCTACCGGTCAGGCAAagtagaaaaagaataaatatatttttcactcGATTATTATGCACAAACAAATCTTGCGTGCCCCAATGCATGACccatgaacaaaaaaaaaaaaaaaaaaaagaaaaaaaagaaaaaaagaaaaaaagaaaaaaagaaaaaaagaaaaaaagggcgaGTTCCGCAAATCGCGAAAGATAACGTGCAGCGAAATGAAGTGGTGCTGTTGTCGGCAAATCTTCTATGtagacgtaaaaaaaaaaaacagactgAATGTTGATTCAAATTTTTgaagttaattttttaacgaattaaaaaagggagctAATTTAAAggctaaaaaaataataaatttcgAATGTGTTAAACAGTTCAGTGTGCATGTGTACACAAACAGGTGATATACACATGAAAATGCACGTGTGTAAGCGTATGCGAATGATGGTACATATGAATATGTGCTAGGACAAACGTATGCGCATGCGTACGCATGGGTACACGATTGCTCGCAGTTTCTCACGGGGGCATATGTACGACTGCGCCCAACAGCTgcgttatattttttccaacttttttGCATACAGCATTTCCAACTGCAAATAATGTTGCGACtgatttcttcacttttacGCGTTGACTCAAACGTGTGAAATTTTGCTCGCAGcgcggaagaaaaaaatgcagaatgTAACTGCGCGCTGTTTTGGTTGTTCGTTGTTGGTTGGTTCCTTTTCTCGTCGTCgtcgttgtttttttttttttttttttacacatttatttgatcatttgtttatttatttcatttgtttttatttttgttaactTTGGTTAaattttgattatttttctacacttcctttttgcgtatttttttttttttcctgtttttaattccttccaaACCGccttgcaaaaaaaaaaaaaaaaaaaaaaaaaaaaaagtgcgcaTATACACTCGCACCGCGGCGGTGGAAAATTCAGGCAGGGACAAACTGCGGTATGTCGAGTTAATTCTCGCCCGCACTTCCCTATGGGGTGTTGGTGTGTTCTGCTTCCGCAGTTGGGATGGCTGCAGGCCTTAACTGTTGGCGCCACGGGGTCACCTTCGAATACGCAAATAAAGTAGGAAAATTGTGCGTAAGCATATAAGTAGGAAAATTGTGCGTAAGCAAATGAGAAGGCAAATATGtaggaaaatgaaagggcAAATTATGAGTACacaaaagagaaggaaaataagtaGGCAAATGTTATGCATGCATAAGATGCTTCGTTAATTATAAATTTGTTACAAAAttgttacaattttgttacaattttgttacaattttgttacaattttgttacaattttgttacaattttgttaCAAATTTGTTAAATCGCGAAAATGAGGACACGAAAATAAGCACACGAAATGAGTACGAAAAATTAGGTTGCGAATTTTTGCAGTGACGTAAGCGAAAGTCATTTGACCAGTTTTAAgcttgaaaatttttgcaacaaTTTTCTTGCGCATGGATTATCCAACTTTCACACGGGagcctttaatttttttttttttttttttaacataaaaatgagaaaattgtAAGGTATGCTGTAGAACGTACCGTCAGTGTGTACGAAAATGGGGGTGCACATATTTCCAGTGCTCAGTGCCATGCGTATTTTCCCCCAATGAgctcaaaattttgaaaaaaaaaaaaaaagaaacataaaaTAGCATAAAATAGCATAAAATAGCATAACATCGCATAAAATCGCATCAAATGAAATCACGCTTAGTGACCAGATTGTTACACCATTTTCAGTTTCCATGCCGATGACActgaacaggaaaaattacGGTATGTACATTAGCCTTTGTACAATAATGGATGTACGTACGCGCAGGCACACGATTTTGCATGCTTGTCAAGGTCTATACGCGGCCTCCATGTATTTCCTCCATGTATTTCCTCCATGTATTTCCTCCACGTATTTCCTCCATGTATTTCCTCCATGCAAACCgattttcacaaaattggGGTTAAAATTTTCTGCAGGAATGCCCTCTACGCAACATTGAGCGAGAATTCGCCATATAGCATGATAAGTgatctaaaaaaaaataaaaataaaacacatgGAGGGTTAAGATTGCACaggtacatatgtacatataaatatttacatattaATGTACAATTTCCcgtggaaaaatatatttccttgCATGGTCGCTTTTCCTGTGCGAATAGACGTACGTACACCCACATGTAGTCACGTAGGAAAAAAGGTGGACAGTAATTTCCTAAAGATGGGAtttaaaaagtggaaaatattaattttgaTCCTTCCCCTGcacgtgttttttttcccctcccctcaTGTGTTCTTCCACTCAAGTGTATATGCACCGAATGTGACATTCGCCCGTCCACGTCTACAAAGAATGGTAGTAACTAATTAGGTTCCTCCACTGTTGCCatgaagcgaaaaaaaaaaaaaaaggatgaacgaattttttcccaattttttaaatttccttCTGTTACAACGTGTTCGAAGGGGCATATCCAAAGGAATATACCGAATGTTACATTTTCCTGTTGGGCAATTAcgaatgttaaaaaaaaaaaagaactagtgtttgtacaaaaaaaaaaaggaaaaaatagttgCCGATGTAACGTTAACTGATGTAACATAAGAGGTATAAGGGGTTTTGCAAAAGAAGTGCACAAAAAGCATGCCAAACGGGAAGTCGCAGCGGCAGGCACTAAAAAACAGTCGACATGGCCTTCTGCCGAATCGTCTGGTGagggatgaaataaaaataatcagCAGATCGAATGGGAAGTAAACCACTGTTGGAACATACATTCATaatgtaaagaaaaacaagaaaatttaaaagggcGAAGCAAATTTTCTGTGGCCAAAATTTCTGATTGGAATTAATTTCTACACTCTTAAATGCATCATTGATGTTAAATAACGATTTTAAAATATTGTACACTGAGTAcacaataaaaataatgccaAATATTCCAGATGCCCCACCAGACATGAACATAACAAATAGATTCATCACTAATCCTTTGAATGCATTAAGACAAATGCCCCAAGCTTTTTTGTCCAGTACTTTTTCGTTTATCGCAGATGATGTGGTTGACTTATTAACTTcgcttttgtttattttatttaaattatttatattctTTTCGGGTTTCAAATAACTGTCTCCACTTCCGTATGTTCCTCTCACATCCTTCTCGAATTTGTATCCAAAGGGCTCCGTGAtgccttcacatttttcttcatattttttaaggtTGAATTCCCATcgactcattttttttttttttttttttttttttttttttttttttttctgtttcagAGGGGAAATTTGATGCGCACGGATGAGGAGTAGTACGCAGGGATGGTGGCGCCGATCTGCTCGTGCGTTGCGATGTCCTTGCGTGCGGGACTCTCCAGTTGTATGGCGCTCCTTTGTCCGATCGTTGATTCGTCCGTTATATTCACACGTGTATATTCTTCTTGGGGGCAATATTATTTACGACCCTCAATTGACTGAGGGGGCAAGTTCGAAATGGTGTCCTCCGATATTGCTATGCCAAGCGGTGGgtaggcagaaaaaaaaaaaataaagtaaaataggtaaaataaaaagaggcTCTCCCCACACAACGCTGTTGATAAGAAGTCGGCTGGGGCTATTGACCAAAAAATGGCGTAGTATGGAAAGATAGAGAATGTCCTTACAACCCATCAAAAGCTGTGCAAAAGGATGAGTCACACATATGCAGAATGGAGCAATACAAGTGTTCATAACATTAGTATGCTGAAATGGCCTATGTAGGGTAATGGTGCTGAGTTGGTAAATATATAATGCCAATTTAAGATGGAATAATAAACAATATGCAGCGAATGGccatgcaaaaaatatatattatatatatttatttatctttATATTACTGTACAAGCTGCTCTTCTCCGGCTGAACCCCAAATTTGCaaaccctttcctttttattttcttcgcaTGTTAATTCAGCTCATTACGTAACGTTACACTTGGAAACTGCCTCAAACGGTTTCTTgtcacaaaatggaaaggcgctttgaaaaaaaaaaaaaaaaaaaaaaaaatttttttttactcaccTTGAAGAGGCTGTGCGTTCGATTTGGACTAATCCGTATTGAGAGCTCCCCCCACTCAagtggcaattttatttttattttattttttttttctgaagtggtataaaaaaatgatacgGATAAGCTGACCTACCGTGGCCATTTCCCCATGAGGGTTAGAAAAGAA
This genomic window from Plasmodium knowlesi strain H genome assembly, chromosome: 4 contains:
- a CDS encoding glutamate synthase [NADH], putative — encoded protein: MSDERKGEPNCDTPGLTAQYGDNKMKRMTRMKKTKKRKSKEAEHGLYDSRNEKDACGVGVVADINGKSSRSVIQKAMQILLRLSHRGGVQSNNGDGAGILVGIPHDYFQMLSDTCQLPFLLPEKGDYAVAQIFLPHNEERRLFLYHEIEKEVYNNGLVVLGWRSPIPVRSDVISAAVKKSEPFIAQMFVCKRSVFKNYDDFNIYPFSDIDFTDDSQLNLSSLPDDIELLAFFIRKKLVRHNDMYFCSFSSRTIVYKGLLTPSQIYLYFEDLLSEQFTTYLAMVHVRFSTNTSPTWYAAHPFRRICHNGEINTISVNSILFQERMEQSKAPNSFKSVSIKDLRPINEENYIIYDNDDEIIEKKDTFEDIMLTKNRLKKKSRRRLLLRLKRDFTYNSQAIHYKIKREYMNSDINSNSEFLSNVNEGSGSSFEDSEDLSDKDNNATPSKRVKEKNGISHICTKSEKNFGHAVKTQLKHGESRKTKGAISYPSDSSLFDNAIDFLTMAGREIEHAIMMLMPRAYQKDPNITPLEKAFYEYHTCMMEPWDGPALIIFTDGNKVGASLDRNGLRPARYSITNYGLFVLSSETGVVDLAYDKITHKGCVYPGKVVLIDFKEKKFLRHEEVLSKFLKEKPYKKWLDHYSIHLDNIIKPASNMENIRMNAYKYGAILNKESSYGSKDAEEADDMDDGNDEMLIKKLKAFGYTYDAFNMIISPMVKHAADGLGAMGNDTAFPFLSYLRRNLLYYFQQTFAQVTNPAIDPIREENIMSLMSTLGKEGDILHSNYTNCQRIFINGPILNDALYNLLLQLPDFPHVIIDMTVDLSKLETLMSGESTDELKFDVVKSVSSPKRSYHADGNSSYTFKLDDYKTKHSKEDLNKMKIKNNIMSKYLIKFIDSVNTNVENAVRRGSQLIILSHSNINEKRVPIFSILIVGALHKYLLSKNLRTKCSLIVKAGDCFEIHHLAVLLSFGADCIYPFILYESLRFIKYGDNEARLSNQQMISNYRHAANYGILKIMSKNGISTLPSYKGCGLMQPLGISDEILKKCFINVCDSIIGGVTFEFVEKEILKMFYNAYPKRIITLNTKDATEELDDYGEYHFRSIGNTQIHMNHPETISLLQKATRTGNTATYKKYSELQNELINHCEIRGQLEINYKKCPSYNKKKKKNEPINIQLVEPVNKILLRFCTGAMSFGSLSEEAHTTVATAMNNMGLKSNTGEGGEAEDRIRKDSTEVKGPSEPNTNSAVKQIASARFGVTAYSLVNAQELQIKVAQGSKPGEGGELPGYKVSAKIASVRRSTPGVGLISPPPHHDMYSIEDVGQLVYDLKNINKEAKISVKLVSKLGIGVITSGVVKGNCEQILISGMSGGTGASKWTSIKHAGLPWEIGLAEAHQTLCKSKLRKRVILQIDGQLKTGRDVILGALLGAESFSFSTQPLIALGCIMMRKCHLNICPVGICTQDPELRKKFAGKPEYIINFFFMLAEEVREYLASMGFRKFSQIIGRSDLLKKKDHLKYDEKRKLLDFSKLLFPGWKYYAEEEMKDVVKKRYNKNGNEKKRQIGGSSLYSGSTYKAGGSHSPGMKNALDKMRRKQVLINENYNTVQKYDVVKRGDEGGEHTDGMNHAGETCSSVGEYDEEAVADDAEDEKEDREDDDEDENNSEDDEEDEDDEEGEGESDDPEQMPDANDMNDSIHARSVQTRQNKREKSKRKQKALCEEDDMNQEYSKRERSKHNLAINRRNGKKNAMVCTTKMMRKKMNEKKMHSKKKEPKPMAIFCCETQNHKLSDIIDRELIRRSKIALLNCTPVNIKMPIKNTDRAVGAMLSYHIIQKYGEPGLPMDTIKVKFRGTGGLSFGVFLTSGVNFELEGDANDFVGKGLSGGIISVHFPKTSLFINDCQKNMIAGNSVLYGATKGRAFFAGRAGERFAVRNSGAIAVVEGVGCHGCEYMTKGIVVVLGEIGCNFAAGMSGGIAYVLDINRKNVNHQMVDLKVCKTMDEKMTLEKLLHEHYERTNSYTAKILLQDFDANLHRFTKIIPRDIKRVLTEACIEFVKTGNEEAAAILDDWASLLKNVEQPENMYKKAMQFFTTISDDISGLPKTLALRNVDGLIIYDILQDNDSRKLLTVKNYTTELNSTQSSEQLQGQVKKKKTFDFEGFIHNLEICRKNNRKWRRFAEIPFKCNAFAEFKNIFPKRLDEKSKEMIKKYILNEKYLLDLHLKSLNSNSFIDSLIDKDEGDDYMNMTQKQMSPNVYSLKSLFYASEKSDGGNVKDNQHVVRPSEGGGFRGTSTASALSITGASVSSVDPSEEKSGSITTPMIGSVTPTITVPLKGSIPSVPSGSITDPITTAPSKDARTLVNKASITNTQGNYEAETTESVIPNMSQAKPFLAVNPNKVTGFKEYERLSHPLKDISSRVLDYSEIIVPINAKSKLHNQLLKTQASRCVDCGTPTCHYPNSSGGGCPLGNRIFDWNNLIYENEWKKALERLLDTNNFPEITGRVCPAPCEDACVLSINEKPVSIKFIELSIIECGFLKKWIHPIIPHTRTGKKVAIVGSGPAGLTAAQQLNKAGHEVTIFEKDEYLGGLLMNGIPNVRLDKKIVERRLNIMRKEGIIMRNNTNIGKDITLSELAKNFDAILLSTGYKVPRKLDIPGSNLKNIYFAMDFLTTCQKSLMKSDLTDENYIDVSERHVIILGGGKTAVDCISLAIRMGAASVLQFTRQDIPPMTSTEYSWPGVKNVFKVDYSHDEAIIIQGRDPREFCVRSLEFIPSSKDPKRVSGIRAIKVKLKKVAKGEVDKDALLKTPSKKSKDVTLGTSNTSANIARSNGVLSNMESRKNQAKLSKMKEQKNASKYVTAKTSGTATASASATATSSRTSSARTSSHSSSPGTTKDIIQNYQSTKEHKEYVDIPFTERIYKADVVILALGFSKTDDSLWENDSIKIELDNYNCIKTKIRTYQTNYKKIFACGDCRVGPSTVVQAIADGRDVASKIDEFLMNAESALPSCNTYYYYPPNYKSVPFGSAHWG
- a CDS encoding ER membrane protein complex subunit 4, putative; translation: MSRWEFNLKKYEEKCEGITEPFGYKFEKDVRGTYGSGDSYLKPEKNINNLNKINKSEVNKSTTSSAINEKVLDKKAWGICLNAFKGLVMNLFVMFMSGGASGIFGIIFIVYSVYNILKSLFNINDAFKSVEINSNQKFWPQKICFALLNFLVFLYIMNVCSNSGLLPIRSADYFYFIPHQTIRQKAMSTVF